The Roseovarius indicus genome has a segment encoding these proteins:
- a CDS encoding LPS-assembly protein LptD encodes MRGAAAICLLVLVMALARPGAATAQAGTGTDAPPPPAVLVADDVYMEGNERLVATGNVEALYDGTRLQAEGIIYDRAEDKLILSGPIVIHEGGESVILASSGEMDKDLRAGILRGARIVMGDHVQLAAQELNRSAGRYNQLVKVSVTSCRVCETGRPPLWQIRARRVIHDQEEKQLYFEDAQFRVMDTPIFYLPRLRLPDPSLERSTGFLVPSLYNSSLLGTGLRVPYFIRIGDHKDLTVTPFITSKSSTLELRYRQAFRNGRIEFEGAISDDNLGSRSRRGYIFGEGEFTVLGDYTLRFDIETVNDDTYLLDYSYYEKDRLDSELEIERAKRDSYVRGAITYFHSLRVGEQNSTLPTLVTNAEWERRIHPNWAGGGEIRLGMLAHSHIRSSGLISDGPDIDVWADGRDVGRMTVSADWLRNWTLPGGVLAHVRTGVAIDHFEIRQAGLTSLSEATEVSPTVELELRWPLLNAGNGRATHVVEPIVQFSWVGGSNPFIPNDESTRIEFDEGNLFSTSRFTAPDRRERGMIAAYGVSWTRFDPTGLQTSLAMGQLVRDEIQLETNGLDSFTSSSGLNGKVSDVLVAGQVKTGNGLVLTARGLFDDTFNTTKAEARASWQNSLASLSATYIWLGRDLAESRATTISEWAFDASYRLSRHWTGSANWRYDVASDDSVRAGLGVTYTNECVEVRLAASRRFTSSTILAPSTDISLTVGLRGFTTKTSDKSYVRSCNN; translated from the coding sequence ATGAGGGGTGCTGCCGCAATATGTCTCCTGGTGCTGGTCATGGCGCTGGCCCGGCCGGGTGCGGCCACGGCCCAGGCCGGCACGGGCACGGATGCGCCGCCCCCGCCCGCCGTCCTGGTCGCCGACGATGTCTACATGGAAGGCAACGAGCGGCTGGTCGCCACCGGCAATGTCGAGGCGCTCTATGACGGCACGCGGCTGCAGGCCGAGGGGATCATCTATGACCGGGCCGAAGACAAGCTGATCCTGAGCGGGCCGATCGTCATTCATGAAGGGGGCGAGTCGGTAATCCTTGCCTCGTCGGGCGAGATGGACAAGGACCTGCGCGCGGGCATCCTGCGGGGCGCGCGGATCGTGATGGGCGATCACGTGCAGCTGGCCGCGCAGGAGCTGAACCGTTCGGCCGGGCGCTACAACCAGCTTGTGAAGGTCTCGGTCACCTCGTGCCGGGTGTGCGAAACCGGGCGGCCGCCGCTCTGGCAGATCCGGGCGCGGCGGGTGATCCACGACCAGGAGGAAAAGCAGCTCTATTTCGAGGATGCGCAGTTCCGGGTGATGGACACGCCGATCTTCTACCTCCCGCGGCTGCGCCTGCCCGACCCGTCGCTGGAACGCTCGACCGGCTTCCTGGTGCCGTCGCTTTACAACTCGTCGCTGCTGGGCACGGGCCTTCGGGTGCCGTATTTCATCCGGATCGGCGATCACAAGGACCTGACGGTGACGCCGTTCATCACCTCGAAAAGCTCGACGCTCGAGCTGCGCTACCGGCAGGCCTTCCGCAATGGCCGGATCGAGTTCGAGGGGGCGATATCGGACGACAATCTCGGCTCGCGCAGCCGGCGGGGCTATATCTTCGGCGAGGGCGAGTTCACGGTGCTGGGCGACTATACCCTGCGCTTTGACATCGAGACGGTGAACGACGACACCTACCTGCTGGATTATTCCTATTACGAGAAGGACCGGCTCGACAGCGAGCTGGAGATCGAGCGGGCCAAGCGCGACAGCTATGTGCGCGGCGCGATCACCTATTTCCACAGCCTGCGGGTGGGCGAGCAGAACAGCACCCTGCCGACGCTGGTGACCAATGCCGAGTGGGAGCGGCGGATACACCCCAACTGGGCCGGCGGCGGCGAGATCCGGCTGGGGATGCTGGCGCATTCGCATATCCGCTCGTCGGGGCTGATCAGCGACGGGCCCGATATCGACGTCTGGGCCGACGGGCGCGATGTGGGCCGCATGACCGTCAGCGCCGACTGGCTGCGCAACTGGACCCTGCCGGGCGGGGTGTTGGCGCATGTGCGCACCGGCGTGGCGATCGACCATTTCGAGATCCGGCAGGCCGGGCTGACCAGCCTGTCGGAGGCGACCGAGGTCTCGCCCACCGTCGAGCTGGAGCTGCGCTGGCCGCTTCTGAATGCCGGCAATGGCCGGGCCACCCACGTGGTCGAGCCGATCGTGCAGTTCAGCTGGGTGGGCGGCAGCAACCCGTTCATCCCCAATGACGAGAGCACGCGGATCGAGTTCGACGAGGGCAACCTTTTCTCGACCTCGCGTTTCACCGCGCCGGACCGGCGGGAGCGGGGCATGATCGCGGCCTATGGCGTCAGCTGGACCCGGTTCGACCCCACCGGGCTTCAGACCTCGCTGGCGATGGGGCAGCTGGTGCGCGACGAGATCCAGCTGGAAACCAACGGGCTCGACAGTTTCACCAGTTCCTCGGGCCTGAATGGCAAGGTGTCCGACGTGCTGGTGGCGGGACAGGTGAAAACCGGCAACGGGCTTGTGCTGACGGCGCGCGGCCTGTTCGACGACACGTTCAACACCACCAAGGCCGAGGCGCGGGCGAGCTGGCAGAACAGCCTGGCCAGCCTCAGCGCCACCTATATCTGGCTGGGCCGCGACCTGGCCGAAAGCCGGGCGACGACGATCTCGGAATGGGCGTTCGATGCGTCCTACCGGCTGTCGCGGCACTGGACCGGCAGCGCCAACTGGCGCTATGACGTGGCCAGCGACGACAGCGTGCGCGCCGGCCTCGGGGTGACCTACACGAACGAATGCGTGGAAGTCCGCCTTGCGGCCTCGCGCCGGTTCACGTCTTCAACGATCCTTGCGCCCTCGACCGATATCAGCTTGACGGTCGGGCTCAGGGGCTTCACCACAAAGACGAGCGACAAAAGCTACGTCAGATCTTGTAACAACTAA
- a CDS encoding peptidylprolyl isomerase translates to MRIVVFKAAVAALVGALFLAPAPQVAAQGLFQPVIKVNDQAITRFEIEQRARMLTLFRSPGDPVEMAREQLVEDRLKLGAAKVNGLQVSEAAVDEAMEEFAQRGDMTAAEMTRSLAGAGVDETSFRAFVRAGVTWREVVRAKFANSVSVSEEDMERAKLALTGTSGVTVLLSEIVLPIPQGNSEEVMARAEEISRIESFSEFAAAARRYSASPSADSGGQMGWTAVSELPEPLRPIVLGLSPGEVSAPLPTERAIVLLQLRDIAETAVPTPQYSAIEYAMYYINGGRSEAALQRAANVEADVDTCDDLYGIAKGQPPEVLDRETKAPNEIPQDVARELAKLDPGEVSTSLTRTNGQTLVFLMLCGRTPVLEGGEGPSSEELTSFIRNRRLDSLANGYLEQLRAEARIVELR, encoded by the coding sequence ATGCGTATTGTTGTCTTCAAAGCGGCGGTGGCCGCGCTGGTTGGCGCCCTGTTCCTGGCCCCCGCGCCCCAAGTCGCCGCACAGGGCCTGTTCCAGCCGGTCATCAAGGTCAACGACCAGGCCATCACCCGGTTCGAAATCGAACAGCGCGCGCGCATGCTGACCCTGTTCCGCTCTCCGGGCGACCCGGTCGAGATGGCCCGGGAACAGCTGGTCGAGGATCGGCTGAAGCTGGGCGCGGCGAAGGTGAACGGGTTGCAGGTCAGCGAAGCTGCCGTCGACGAGGCGATGGAGGAATTCGCCCAGCGGGGGGACATGACCGCGGCGGAGATGACCCGGAGCCTAGCCGGGGCCGGTGTCGACGAGACGTCGTTCCGGGCCTTCGTGCGGGCCGGCGTGACCTGGCGCGAAGTGGTGCGGGCAAAATTCGCCAATTCCGTCTCGGTCAGCGAAGAGGACATGGAACGCGCCAAGCTGGCGCTGACCGGCACGTCGGGCGTGACGGTGCTGCTGTCGGAAATCGTGCTGCCCATTCCGCAGGGCAACAGCGAAGAGGTGATGGCGCGGGCCGAGGAGATTTCGCGGATCGAGAGCTTCTCGGAATTCGCCGCGGCGGCGCGGCGCTATTCGGCCTCGCCCTCGGCCGACAGCGGCGGCCAGATGGGCTGGACCGCGGTGAGCGAACTGCCCGAACCGCTGCGCCCGATCGTGCTTGGCCTGTCGCCGGGCGAGGTGTCAGCGCCGCTGCCGACCGAGCGCGCCATCGTGCTTCTGCAGCTGCGTGACATCGCCGAGACCGCGGTGCCGACGCCGCAATACTCGGCCATCGAATATGCCATGTACTACATCAATGGCGGGCGCAGCGAGGCCGCGTTGCAGCGGGCCGCCAATGTCGAGGCCGATGTCGATACCTGCGACGACCTTTACGGCATCGCCAAGGGCCAGCCGCCCGAGGTGCTTGACCGCGAGACCAAGGCGCCGAACGAGATTCCGCAGGACGTGGCGCGCGAGCTGGCCAAGCTCGACCCGGGCGAGGTGTCGACCAGCCTGACGCGCACGAACGGGCAGACGCTGGTCTTCCTGATGCTCTGCGGCCGCACGCCGGTTCTGGAAGGCGGCGAAGGCCCCAGCTCGGAGGAGCTGACCAGCTTCATCCGCAACCGGCGGCTCGATTCCCTTGCCAACGGCTATCTTGAGCAACTGCGCGCCGAGGCCCGGATCGTCGAGTTGAGATGA
- the pdxA gene encoding 4-hydroxythreonine-4-phosphate dehydrogenase PdxA yields the protein MTAPIALTCGEPAGIGPELAVRAWEKLEGRLPFFLIGDPDHLPEGARVVEIDSPEGCLSALPRGLPVLPHRFEGELTRGTPNPAHAQGVIDVIARAVTLVQDGYAGAVCTSPIHKKALQDGAGFGYPGHTEYLAALGGVERVVMMLASDALRVVPTTIHIPLKDVPEALTADLLRDTLRITHAALVRDFSIPTPRLAVAGLNPHAGEGGKMGREEIELIAPVVEDLRAEGLDLAGPMSADTMFHAGARATYDAAVAMYHDQALIPIKTLDFDRGVNVTLGLPFIRTSPDHGTALDIAGKGVANPSSTIEALRLAARMAVARSAA from the coding sequence ATGACCGCACCGATCGCGCTGACATGTGGCGAGCCAGCCGGGATCGGCCCGGAACTGGCCGTCAGGGCGTGGGAGAAGCTTGAGGGGCGGCTGCCGTTCTTCCTGATCGGCGACCCCGACCACCTGCCCGAAGGCGCGCGCGTGGTCGAGATCGACAGCCCCGAGGGCTGTCTTTCCGCCCTGCCCCGTGGCCTGCCGGTTCTGCCGCACCGCTTCGAGGGGGAACTGACGCGCGGCACACCCAACCCGGCCCATGCGCAAGGCGTGATCGACGTGATCGCCCGCGCCGTGACGCTGGTGCAGGACGGGTATGCCGGCGCCGTCTGCACCTCGCCCATCCACAAGAAGGCGCTGCAGGATGGCGCGGGGTTCGGCTATCCGGGCCATACCGAGTACCTGGCCGCGCTGGGGGGCGTCGAGCGGGTGGTGATGATGCTGGCGAGCGATGCGCTGCGGGTGGTGCCGACGACCATTCACATTCCGCTGAAGGACGTGCCCGAGGCGCTGACGGCTGACCTTTTGCGCGACACGCTTCGGATCACCCATGCGGCGCTGGTGCGCGACTTCTCGATCCCGACGCCGCGGCTGGCGGTGGCCGGGCTCAACCCCCATGCCGGCGAAGGCGGCAAGATGGGCCGCGAGGAGATCGAGCTGATCGCGCCAGTGGTCGAGGACTTGCGCGCCGAGGGGCTGGACCTCGCCGGGCCGATGTCGGCCGACACGATGTTTCACGCGGGCGCGCGGGCTACTTATGACGCGGCCGTGGCGATGTATCACGACCAGGCGCTCATCCCGATCAAGACGCTCGATTTCGACCGGGGCGTGAACGTGACGCTGGGCCTGCCCTTCATCCGCACCTCGCCCGATCACGGCACGGCGCTGGATATCGCCGGCAAGGGCGTGGCCAACCCCAGTTCGACGATCGAGGCGCTGCGGCTGGCCGCTCGCATGGCCGTCGCCCGCAGCGCCGCATGA
- a CDS encoding HXXEE domain-containing protein → MSGARAGRCGRPLAVLLLAFVIQNTEEAVFLPFWAMAHLPALAGSLGDLTISQFALAAGLLNLFAIAVGVFGWRQGGPLGVAVLALIGGALLANTLSHVAVSLATGSVMPGAVSGLVLQGPAALWLLLCLPLTRAQAVGATALGLAVVPAFSLPALALARFMLN, encoded by the coding sequence ATGAGCGGCGCCCGGGCCGGCCGGTGCGGCCGGCCGCTTGCGGTGCTGCTGCTCGCTTTTGTCATCCAGAATACCGAGGAGGCGGTGTTCCTGCCCTTCTGGGCAATGGCGCATCTGCCGGCGCTGGCGGGGTCGCTCGGGGACCTGACGATCAGCCAGTTCGCGCTGGCGGCGGGGCTGCTGAACCTTTTCGCGATCGCGGTCGGGGTCTTTGGCTGGCGACAGGGCGGGCCTTTGGGCGTGGCGGTGCTGGCGCTCATCGGCGGGGCGTTGCTGGCCAATACGCTGAGCCATGTGGCGGTGTCGCTGGCGACGGGCAGCGTGATGCCCGGGGCGGTGAGCGGGCTGGTGTTGCAGGGGCCCGCCGCGCTGTGGCTGCTGCTGTGCCTGCCGCTGACGCGGGCGCAGGCCGTGGGGGCCACGGCGCTGGGGCTGGCGGTGGTGCCGGCATTTTCGCTGCCGGCCCTTGCCT